The following are from one region of the Takifugu rubripes chromosome 12, fTakRub1.2, whole genome shotgun sequence genome:
- the LOC101074317 gene encoding thrombospondin type-1 domain-containing protein 7A-like isoform X2: protein MGMTGVWTEPPFLWSIMLLFVSIWDVRAQSSQGAKPLYIWQTGPWGRCMGSECGPGGSQSRAVWCAHSEGWTTLLTNCNQTERPNNQQSCFRVCDWHKDLYDWQLGAWNQCVPISMRSGGQQLPSVCTRGEEGIQTREVSCVQKSGEPAQDAICEYFEPKPRLEQACLIPCPQDCVVSKFSMWTPCSKTCGMGLQNRIRFVLAPPLFGGAACPNLTEFQTCQVKQCEGNESLYSLRVGPWGPCSVPMPRQARQADDQHREVLNPPTETDTLPQDGEKSPKGYEKPTSNGLKQSREGNRQLKEAGTQILESDKEEDRRSKDGNKQQRGGGKPSRPNRKLGRVHQRPDRPSRQADRPKRQKKAKNKEKREKMRVKAQEKLKERSKVKDPETKELIKKKRNRNRQNRPGGKFWDVQVGYQTREVTCVHKNGNVETLSMCSQETAPITFQACVMTKDCVLSEWSEWAACSKDCYDPNGPKGQRTRTRRVSQFPVGGGTACPQLEETEPCSPQGDGMSPCIIYSWRSTEWSECRVDMLLSQQDRRRGNQTSLCGGGIQTREVYCVQISSDPVSLRGKEALRPVDSELCLDLPPNTTQLCHISCPIECEVSGWSAWGPCTYENCRDQSTKKGFKLRKRKIINEPTGGTGNCPHLVEAIPCEEPSCFEWLVVKLDECLPDNDKECGPGTQIPQAQCVNSDGEYVEKQLCRDAILPMPVICEVPCPKDCALSPWTTWSHCSHTCSGKNTEGKQMRARSILAYNAGEGGIQCPNISALQEVRNCNEHPCTVYHWQTGAWGQCTEDTSISTGNMSVAQSRGNDASCSVGMQTRKVICVRVNVGQVPPKKCPESVRPDTVRPCLLPCKRDCIITPYSDWTPCPTSCDADGSRKKMQYRKRIITQSPANGGQDCPETLSQERECDVPSVCQGYRWKTHKWRRCQLVPWTVRQDSPGAQETCGPGMQVRAVSCRKQDGSQADIEACLKFASAMPPLTQPCQLPCQEDCQLSNWSKFSPCTADCIGVRTRKRVLMGKSKKRDQCRNHQMFPLSETQYCPCNKYNAQPVGNWSDCVLPEGGRIEGQLGMKVQGDIKECGQGYRYQAMACYNQDNQIVETSRCNSHGYIEEACIIACPSDCKLSEWSNWSRCSKSCGSGVKVRSKWLREKPYNGGRPCPKLDHVNQAKVYEVVPCLSDCGQYVWVAEPWSVWKVSNVDLNDNCGEGVQTRKVRCVLNTVDGPSEQVEDYLCDPEKMPVGARNSRLPCPEDCVLSDWGVWSPCPLPCNVTSTRRRSAYPLRQPGPEKVCPPTEETEPCTLNSNCFHYSYNITDWSTCQLSDRAVCGNGIKTRMLDCVRSDGKSVDLNFCKELGLERKWQMNASCVVECPVNCQLSDWSPWSECTHTCGLAGKLWRRRTVTQAPQGDGRPCPTQVEQWKPCLVKPCFHWRYGSWSECRTEGARCGEGLRSRNVSCFVSDGSNQQDSSMVDDDLCGELEPSVNGDPNIVLQEICTVPCPGECYLTEWTIWSRCQISCVNGNDLGFGSVQVRSRAVVAQDPENLLQCPEQELEARPCTEGECFEYKWKTGPWRGSSRNVWCERTDGLNVTGGCTVSTKPMADRSCDPPCTKPRSLCTEAGVCGCEEGYTEVMTSDGLLDQCTLIPVLEIPTAGDNRADVKTIRAFSPTQPEVSAPGRAGRTWFLQPFGPDGKLKTWVYGVAAGAFVLLVFIVSMTYLACKKPKRPQRRQMNNRLKPLTLAYDGDADM, encoded by the exons GTCCGTGGGGTCGTTGCATGGGTAGTGAGTGCGGACCCGGTGGCAGCCAGAGCAGGGCAGTTTGGTGTGCCCACTCTGAGGGCTGGACCACCCTCCTGACCAACTGCAACCAGACAGAACGGCCAAACAATCAGCAAAGTTGCTTCAGGGTATGTGACTGGCACAAAGACCTCTACGACTGGCAGCTTGGTGCTTGGAACCAGTGTGTCCCAATTTCAATGCGCAGCGGGGGTCAACAGCTTCCTTCAGTGTGTACCCGTGGAGAGGAGGGCATTCAGACCCGTGAGGTCAGCTGCGTCCAAAAATCAGGAGAACCAGCACAAGATGCCATCTGTGAATACTTTGAACCCAAACCACGTCTGGAGCAGGCTTGTCTCATTCCTTGTCCACAGGACTGTGTCGTTTCCAAGTTCAGTATGTGGACTCCATGTTCTAAAACATGTGGGATGGGTTTACAGAACCGTATCCGTTTTGTCCTGGCTCCCCCACTTTTTGGAGGGGCAGCTTGTCCAAACCTGACTGAATTTCAGACGTGCCAGGTGAAGCAATGTGAGGGAAATGAGAGCCTCTACAGCCTCAGGGTCGGACCCTGGGGACCCTGCTCTGTTCCAATGCCGCGGCAAGCCAGACAGGCCGATGACCAGCACCGAGAAGTTCTCAACCCCCCCACAGAAACTGATACACTTCCGCAAGATGGTGAAAAATCTCCCAAAGGATATGAGAAACCAACTAGCAATGGTCTTAAGCAGTCCAGGGAAGGTAACAGGCAGTTGAAGGAGGCTGGGACACAAATCCTAGAGAGTGACAAAGAAGAAGACAGAAGGTCAAAAGATGGtaataaacagcagagagggggaggcaAACCATCCAGACCTAACAGAAAATTGGGCCGTGTCCACCAGAGACCAGACAGGCCttccagacaggcagacaggcctAAGCGACAGAAAAAAGCCAAgaataaagaaaagagagaaaaaatgcGAGTTAAGGCTCAGGAAAAGTTAAAAGAGAGGAGTAAGGTGAAAGATCCTGAGACCAAAGAGCTCAtcaagaagaagagaaacaggaacCGTCAAAACAGGCCTGGAGGAAAATTCTGGGATGTCCAGGTGGGGTACCAGACCAGGGAAGTAACCTGCGTTCACAAGAATGGGAATGTTGAGACTCTCAG CATGTGCTCTCAGGAGACTGCACCAATAACCTTCCAGGCCTGTGTCATGACCAAAGACTGCGTCCTGAGTGAATGGTCCGAATGGGCCGCCTGCTCCAAGGACTGCTATGACCCCAACGGTCCCAAAGGACAGCGTACTCGCACCAGGAGGGTCAGCCAGTTCCCAGTAGGTGGTGGAACAGCCTGTcctcagctggaggagacagagccCTGCAGCCCACAGGGAGATGGAATGAGCCCCTGCATCAT TTACAGCTGGAGGTCAACAGAGTGGTCTGAGTGCAGAGTGGACATGCTGCTGAGCCAACAGGACCGGCGGCGGGGAAACCAAACCAGTCTGTGTGGAGGTGGGATCCAGACTCGGGAGGTCTACTGCGTCCAGATAAGCAGTGACCCTGTTTCACTCAGGGGCAAAGAGG CCCTGCGACCAGTGGACAGTGAACTTTGTCTGGATTTGCCCCCGAACACCACCCAGCTTTGCCATATTAGCTGTCCCATCGAGTGTGAGGTGTCTGGGTGGAGCGCCTGGGGACCGTGTACCTATGAGAACTGTAGAGACCAGTCAACCAAGAAAG GCTTcaaactgaggaagaggaaaatcatcAATGAACCCACTGGCGGTACCGGGAACTGCCCCCATCTGGTGGAGGCCATACCATGTGAAGAACCCAGCTGCTTTGAGTGGCTGGTGGTGAAACTGGACGAGTGTCTCCCTGATAATGACAAAGAGTGTGGCCCAGGAACACAGATCCCACAAGCACAGTGTGTCAACAGTGATG GTGAATATGTGGAAAAGCAGTTGTGCCGCGACGCCATTCTGCCCATGCCGGTCATCTGTGAGGTGCCTTGTCCAAAGGACTGCGCCTTGAGTCCCTGGACCACCTGGTCTCactgctcacacacctgctctggAAAGAACACAGAGGGGAAGCAGATGAGAGCTCGTTCGATCCTGGCCTACAATGCAGGAGAAG GTGGAATACAGTGTCCCAACATCAGCGCCCTGCAGGAGGTGAGGAACTGCAACGAGCATCCTTGCACCGTGTACCACTGGCAGACGGGTGCGTGGGGACAGTGCACGGAGGACACGTCCATTTCCACCGGCAACATGTCTGTGGCCCAAAGTCGAGGCAACGACGCCTCCTGCTCAGTGGGGATGCAAACCCGAAAGGTCATCTGTGTCCGAGTCAACGTGGGCCAGGTTCCTCCCAAAAA GTGTCCCGAGAGCGTGCGTCCAGACACGGTCAGACCATGTTTACTGCCTTGTAAGAGGGACTGTATCATCACGCCGTACAGCGACTGGACCCCCTGTCCAACATCCTGTGATGCAG ACGGTAGCAGAAAAAAGATGCAGTACCGGAAACGCATCATCACCCAGTCACCAGCCAATGGAGGGCAAGACTGTCCCGAGACACTGAGTcaggagagagagtgtgacGTTCCATCTGTGTGCCAAGGATACAG atggaAAACCCACAAATGGAGACGATGCCAGCTGGTTCCGTGGACGGTTCGTCAGGACAGTCCTGGAGCTCAGGAAACCTGCGGACCTGGCATGCAGGTTCGAG CCGTTTCATGTCGGAAGCAGGATGGTTCTCAAGCCGACATCGAAGCTTGTCTGAAGTTTGCGAGCGCCATGCCGCCCCTCACGCAGCCCTGCCAGCTGCCCTGTCAGGAAGACTGCCAGCTCAGCAACTGGTCCAAGTTTTCCCCCTGCACAGCGGACTGCATCGGGGTCAGGACTCGCAAGAGGGTGCTGATGG gaaaGAGCAAAAAACGGGACCAGTGCAGGAACCATCAGATGTTTCCACTGAGTGAGACCCAGTACTGCCCCTGTAACAAATACAACGCCCAGCCTGTGGGGAACTGGTCAGATTGTGTCCTACCCGAGGGTGGCCGCATAGAGGGTCAGCTGGGCATGAAGGTCCAGGGTGACATCAAAGAGTGTGGCCAAGGTTATCGATATCAGGCCATGGCGTGCTACAACCAGGACAACCAGATTGTTGAGACTTCTCGCTGCAACAGCCATG GCTACATTGAGGAGGCTTGCATCATCGCTTGTCCATCGGATTGTAAGCTGAGTGAGTGGTCCAACTGGTCACGCTGCAGTAAGTCCTGCGGAAGTGGAGTCAAAGTTCGCTCCAAGTGGCTCAGAGAAAAACCCTACAACGGTGGGAGACCTTGTCCCAAACTGGACCATGTCAATCAGGC TAAGGTGTACGAGGTGGtcccgtgcctcagtgactgcGGTCAGTACGTCTGGGTGGCCGAGCCATGGAGTGTGTGGAAGGTCAGCAACGTGGACCTGAATGATAATTGTGGTGAAGGTGTTCAGACCAGGAAAGTGCG GTGTGTGCTCAACACTGTCGATGGGCCCTCTGAGCAGGTGGAAGACTACTTGTGTGATCCAGAGAAGATGCCTGTGGGGGCCCGCAACAGCCGCCTGCCCTGCCCTGAGGACTGTGTGTTATCAGACTGGGGAGTCTGGAGTCCTTGTCCACTG CCATGTAATGTGACCAGCACTCGCAGAAGAAGTGCTTACCCGCTCCGCCAGCCTGGACCAGAGAAGGTCTGCCCCCCCACTGAGGAGACAGAGCCATGCACACTTAACAGCAACTGTTTCCACTACTCCTACAACATCACTG ACTGGAGCACCTGCCAGCTCAGTGACAGAGCTGTGTGTGGAAATGGAATTAAAACACGCATGTTGGACTGCGTCCGGAGTGACGGCAAGTCAGTCGATCTCAACTTCTGCAAAGAG TTGGGCCTGGAGAGGAAGTGGCAGATGAACGCTTCCTGTGTTGTGGAATGTCCTGTCAACTGCCAGCTGTCTGACTGGTCGCCATGGTCGGAATGTACCCATACGTGTGGGCtcgcag gaaagctgtggaggaggagaacagtgaccCAGGCTCCGCAGGGTGACGGGAGGCCTTGTCCGACCCAGGTGGAGCAGTGGAAACCCTGTCTGGTCAAACCCTGCTTCCACTGGAGATACGGCAGCTGGTCTGAGTGCAGGACTGAG GGGGCGAGGTGTGGAGAAGGCCTGCGCTCGAGGAACGTGTCGTGCTTTGTGTCCGATGGATCCaatcagcaggacagcagcatgGTGGATGATGATCTGTGTGGAGAGCTGGAACCCAGCGTGAATGGAGACCCTAACATTGTTCTCCAGGAAATATGTACCGTCCCCTGTCCAg gagagtgCTACCTGACAGAATGGACCATTTGGAGTCGTTGCCAGATAAGCTGTGTGAATGGAAATGACCTGGGCTTTGGTTCGGTCCAGGTGCGATCCCGTGCTGTGGTAGCCCAGGACCCAGAGAACCTTCTCCAGTGTCCAgaacaggagctggaggcccGGCCATGCACAG AGGGGGAATGTTTCGAGTACAAGTGGAAGACGGGACCGTGGAGAGGTTCTTCTCGGAATGTGTGGTGTGAGCGTACAGACGGGCTCAATGTTACAG GTGGATGTACGGTGTCCACCAAACCCATGGCAGACCGGTCATGTGACCCGCCCTGCACCAAGCCCCGCTCGCTTTGTACCGAG gcggGCGTGTGCGGCTGTGAGGAGGGCTACACTGAGGTGATGACATCAGACGGTCTGCTGGATCAGTGCACCCTCATCCCCGTGCTGGAGATCCCCACAGCAGGAGACAACAGGGCTGATGTGAAGACCATCCGAGCTTTTAGCCCCACCCAGCCTGAGGTCAGCGCCCCGGGCCGGGCTGGACGCACCTGGTTCTTGCAGCCCTTTGGTCCAG ACGGAAAGCTGAAGACCTGGGTTTATGGAGTCGCAGCGGGAGCATTTGTTCTGCTCGTCTTCATCGTCTCCATGACCTATTTAGCATG
- the LOC101074317 gene encoding thrombospondin type-1 domain-containing protein 7A-like isoform X1: MGMTGVWTEPPFLWSIMLLFVSIWDVRAQSSQGAKPLYIWQTGPWGRCMGSECGPGGSQSRAVWCAHSEGWTTLLTNCNQTERPNNQQSCFRVCDWHKDLYDWQLGAWNQCVPISMRSGGQQLPSVCTRGEEGIQTREVSCVQKSGEPAQDAICEYFEPKPRLEQACLIPCPQDCVVSKFSMWTPCSKTCGMGLQNRIRFVLAPPLFGGAACPNLTEFQTCQVKQCEGNESLYSLRVGPWGPCSVPMPRQARQADDQHREVLNPPTETDTLPQDGEKSPKGYEKPTSNGLKQSREGNRQLKEAGTQILESDKEEDRRSKDGNKQQRGGGKPSRPNRKLGRVHQRPDRPSRQADRPKRQKKAKNKEKREKMRVKAQEKLKERSKVKDPETKELIKKKRNRNRQNRPGGKFWDVQVGYQTREVTCVHKNGNVETLSMCSQETAPITFQACVMTKDCVLSEWSEWAACSKDCYDPNGPKGQRTRTRRVSQFPVGGGTACPQLEETEPCSPQGDGMSPCIIYSWRSTEWSECRVDMLLSQQDRRRGNQTSLCGGGIQTREVYCVQISSDPVSLRGKEALRPVDSELCLDLPPNTTQLCHISCPIECEVSGWSAWGPCTYENCRDQSTKKGFKLRKRKIINEPTGGTGNCPHLVEAIPCEEPSCFEWLVVKLDECLPDNDKECGPGTQIPQAQCVNSDGEYVEKQLCRDAILPMPVICEVPCPKDCALSPWTTWSHCSHTCSGKNTEGKQMRARSILAYNAGEGGIQCPNISALQEVRNCNEHPCTVYHWQTGAWGQCTEDTSISTGNMSVAQSRGNDASCSVGMQTRKVICVRVNVGQVPPKKCPESVRPDTVRPCLLPCKRDCIITPYSDWTPCPTSCDADGSRKKMQYRKRIITQSPANGGQDCPETLSQERECDVPSVCQGYRWKTHKWRRCQLVPWTVRQDSPGAQETCGPGMQVRAVSCRKQDGSQADIEACLKFASAMPPLTQPCQLPCQEDCQLSNWSKFSPCTADCIGVRTRKRVLMGKSKKRDQCRNHQMFPLSETQYCPCNKYNAQPVGNWSDCVLPEGGRIEGQLGMKVQGDIKECGQGYRYQAMACYNQDNQIVETSRCNSHGYIEEACIIACPSDCKLSEWSNWSRCSKSCGSGVKVRSKWLREKPYNGGRPCPKLDHVNQAKVYEVVPCLSDCGQYVWVAEPWSVWKVSNVDLNDNCGEGVQTRKVRCVLNTVDGPSEQVEDYLCDPEKMPVGARNSRLPCPEDCVLSDWGVWSPCPLPCNVTSTRRRSAYPLRQPGPEKVCPPTEETEPCTLNSNCFHYSYNITDWSTCQLSDRAVCGNGIKTRMLDCVRSDGKSVDLNFCKELGLERKWQMNASCVVECPVNCQLSDWSPWSECTHTCGLAGKLWRRRTVTQAPQGDGRPCPTQVEQWKPCLVKPCFHWRYGSWSECRTEGARCGEGLRSRNVSCFVSDGSNQQDSSMVDDDLCGELEPSVNGDPNIVLQEICTVPCPGECYLTEWTIWSRCQISCVNGNDLGFGSVQVRSRAVVAQDPENLLQCPEQELEARPCTAEGECFEYKWKTGPWRGSSRNVWCERTDGLNVTGGCTVSTKPMADRSCDPPCTKPRSLCTEAGVCGCEEGYTEVMTSDGLLDQCTLIPVLEIPTAGDNRADVKTIRAFSPTQPEVSAPGRAGRTWFLQPFGPDGKLKTWVYGVAAGAFVLLVFIVSMTYLACKKPKRPQRRQMNNRLKPLTLAYDGDADM, encoded by the exons GTCCGTGGGGTCGTTGCATGGGTAGTGAGTGCGGACCCGGTGGCAGCCAGAGCAGGGCAGTTTGGTGTGCCCACTCTGAGGGCTGGACCACCCTCCTGACCAACTGCAACCAGACAGAACGGCCAAACAATCAGCAAAGTTGCTTCAGGGTATGTGACTGGCACAAAGACCTCTACGACTGGCAGCTTGGTGCTTGGAACCAGTGTGTCCCAATTTCAATGCGCAGCGGGGGTCAACAGCTTCCTTCAGTGTGTACCCGTGGAGAGGAGGGCATTCAGACCCGTGAGGTCAGCTGCGTCCAAAAATCAGGAGAACCAGCACAAGATGCCATCTGTGAATACTTTGAACCCAAACCACGTCTGGAGCAGGCTTGTCTCATTCCTTGTCCACAGGACTGTGTCGTTTCCAAGTTCAGTATGTGGACTCCATGTTCTAAAACATGTGGGATGGGTTTACAGAACCGTATCCGTTTTGTCCTGGCTCCCCCACTTTTTGGAGGGGCAGCTTGTCCAAACCTGACTGAATTTCAGACGTGCCAGGTGAAGCAATGTGAGGGAAATGAGAGCCTCTACAGCCTCAGGGTCGGACCCTGGGGACCCTGCTCTGTTCCAATGCCGCGGCAAGCCAGACAGGCCGATGACCAGCACCGAGAAGTTCTCAACCCCCCCACAGAAACTGATACACTTCCGCAAGATGGTGAAAAATCTCCCAAAGGATATGAGAAACCAACTAGCAATGGTCTTAAGCAGTCCAGGGAAGGTAACAGGCAGTTGAAGGAGGCTGGGACACAAATCCTAGAGAGTGACAAAGAAGAAGACAGAAGGTCAAAAGATGGtaataaacagcagagagggggaggcaAACCATCCAGACCTAACAGAAAATTGGGCCGTGTCCACCAGAGACCAGACAGGCCttccagacaggcagacaggcctAAGCGACAGAAAAAAGCCAAgaataaagaaaagagagaaaaaatgcGAGTTAAGGCTCAGGAAAAGTTAAAAGAGAGGAGTAAGGTGAAAGATCCTGAGACCAAAGAGCTCAtcaagaagaagagaaacaggaacCGTCAAAACAGGCCTGGAGGAAAATTCTGGGATGTCCAGGTGGGGTACCAGACCAGGGAAGTAACCTGCGTTCACAAGAATGGGAATGTTGAGACTCTCAG CATGTGCTCTCAGGAGACTGCACCAATAACCTTCCAGGCCTGTGTCATGACCAAAGACTGCGTCCTGAGTGAATGGTCCGAATGGGCCGCCTGCTCCAAGGACTGCTATGACCCCAACGGTCCCAAAGGACAGCGTACTCGCACCAGGAGGGTCAGCCAGTTCCCAGTAGGTGGTGGAACAGCCTGTcctcagctggaggagacagagccCTGCAGCCCACAGGGAGATGGAATGAGCCCCTGCATCAT TTACAGCTGGAGGTCAACAGAGTGGTCTGAGTGCAGAGTGGACATGCTGCTGAGCCAACAGGACCGGCGGCGGGGAAACCAAACCAGTCTGTGTGGAGGTGGGATCCAGACTCGGGAGGTCTACTGCGTCCAGATAAGCAGTGACCCTGTTTCACTCAGGGGCAAAGAGG CCCTGCGACCAGTGGACAGTGAACTTTGTCTGGATTTGCCCCCGAACACCACCCAGCTTTGCCATATTAGCTGTCCCATCGAGTGTGAGGTGTCTGGGTGGAGCGCCTGGGGACCGTGTACCTATGAGAACTGTAGAGACCAGTCAACCAAGAAAG GCTTcaaactgaggaagaggaaaatcatcAATGAACCCACTGGCGGTACCGGGAACTGCCCCCATCTGGTGGAGGCCATACCATGTGAAGAACCCAGCTGCTTTGAGTGGCTGGTGGTGAAACTGGACGAGTGTCTCCCTGATAATGACAAAGAGTGTGGCCCAGGAACACAGATCCCACAAGCACAGTGTGTCAACAGTGATG GTGAATATGTGGAAAAGCAGTTGTGCCGCGACGCCATTCTGCCCATGCCGGTCATCTGTGAGGTGCCTTGTCCAAAGGACTGCGCCTTGAGTCCCTGGACCACCTGGTCTCactgctcacacacctgctctggAAAGAACACAGAGGGGAAGCAGATGAGAGCTCGTTCGATCCTGGCCTACAATGCAGGAGAAG GTGGAATACAGTGTCCCAACATCAGCGCCCTGCAGGAGGTGAGGAACTGCAACGAGCATCCTTGCACCGTGTACCACTGGCAGACGGGTGCGTGGGGACAGTGCACGGAGGACACGTCCATTTCCACCGGCAACATGTCTGTGGCCCAAAGTCGAGGCAACGACGCCTCCTGCTCAGTGGGGATGCAAACCCGAAAGGTCATCTGTGTCCGAGTCAACGTGGGCCAGGTTCCTCCCAAAAA GTGTCCCGAGAGCGTGCGTCCAGACACGGTCAGACCATGTTTACTGCCTTGTAAGAGGGACTGTATCATCACGCCGTACAGCGACTGGACCCCCTGTCCAACATCCTGTGATGCAG ACGGTAGCAGAAAAAAGATGCAGTACCGGAAACGCATCATCACCCAGTCACCAGCCAATGGAGGGCAAGACTGTCCCGAGACACTGAGTcaggagagagagtgtgacGTTCCATCTGTGTGCCAAGGATACAG atggaAAACCCACAAATGGAGACGATGCCAGCTGGTTCCGTGGACGGTTCGTCAGGACAGTCCTGGAGCTCAGGAAACCTGCGGACCTGGCATGCAGGTTCGAG CCGTTTCATGTCGGAAGCAGGATGGTTCTCAAGCCGACATCGAAGCTTGTCTGAAGTTTGCGAGCGCCATGCCGCCCCTCACGCAGCCCTGCCAGCTGCCCTGTCAGGAAGACTGCCAGCTCAGCAACTGGTCCAAGTTTTCCCCCTGCACAGCGGACTGCATCGGGGTCAGGACTCGCAAGAGGGTGCTGATGG gaaaGAGCAAAAAACGGGACCAGTGCAGGAACCATCAGATGTTTCCACTGAGTGAGACCCAGTACTGCCCCTGTAACAAATACAACGCCCAGCCTGTGGGGAACTGGTCAGATTGTGTCCTACCCGAGGGTGGCCGCATAGAGGGTCAGCTGGGCATGAAGGTCCAGGGTGACATCAAAGAGTGTGGCCAAGGTTATCGATATCAGGCCATGGCGTGCTACAACCAGGACAACCAGATTGTTGAGACTTCTCGCTGCAACAGCCATG GCTACATTGAGGAGGCTTGCATCATCGCTTGTCCATCGGATTGTAAGCTGAGTGAGTGGTCCAACTGGTCACGCTGCAGTAAGTCCTGCGGAAGTGGAGTCAAAGTTCGCTCCAAGTGGCTCAGAGAAAAACCCTACAACGGTGGGAGACCTTGTCCCAAACTGGACCATGTCAATCAGGC TAAGGTGTACGAGGTGGtcccgtgcctcagtgactgcGGTCAGTACGTCTGGGTGGCCGAGCCATGGAGTGTGTGGAAGGTCAGCAACGTGGACCTGAATGATAATTGTGGTGAAGGTGTTCAGACCAGGAAAGTGCG GTGTGTGCTCAACACTGTCGATGGGCCCTCTGAGCAGGTGGAAGACTACTTGTGTGATCCAGAGAAGATGCCTGTGGGGGCCCGCAACAGCCGCCTGCCCTGCCCTGAGGACTGTGTGTTATCAGACTGGGGAGTCTGGAGTCCTTGTCCACTG CCATGTAATGTGACCAGCACTCGCAGAAGAAGTGCTTACCCGCTCCGCCAGCCTGGACCAGAGAAGGTCTGCCCCCCCACTGAGGAGACAGAGCCATGCACACTTAACAGCAACTGTTTCCACTACTCCTACAACATCACTG ACTGGAGCACCTGCCAGCTCAGTGACAGAGCTGTGTGTGGAAATGGAATTAAAACACGCATGTTGGACTGCGTCCGGAGTGACGGCAAGTCAGTCGATCTCAACTTCTGCAAAGAG TTGGGCCTGGAGAGGAAGTGGCAGATGAACGCTTCCTGTGTTGTGGAATGTCCTGTCAACTGCCAGCTGTCTGACTGGTCGCCATGGTCGGAATGTACCCATACGTGTGGGCtcgcag gaaagctgtggaggaggagaacagtgaccCAGGCTCCGCAGGGTGACGGGAGGCCTTGTCCGACCCAGGTGGAGCAGTGGAAACCCTGTCTGGTCAAACCCTGCTTCCACTGGAGATACGGCAGCTGGTCTGAGTGCAGGACTGAG GGGGCGAGGTGTGGAGAAGGCCTGCGCTCGAGGAACGTGTCGTGCTTTGTGTCCGATGGATCCaatcagcaggacagcagcatgGTGGATGATGATCTGTGTGGAGAGCTGGAACCCAGCGTGAATGGAGACCCTAACATTGTTCTCCAGGAAATATGTACCGTCCCCTGTCCAg gagagtgCTACCTGACAGAATGGACCATTTGGAGTCGTTGCCAGATAAGCTGTGTGAATGGAAATGACCTGGGCTTTGGTTCGGTCCAGGTGCGATCCCGTGCTGTGGTAGCCCAGGACCCAGAGAACCTTCTCCAGTGTCCAgaacaggagctggaggcccGGCCATGCACAG CAGAGGGGGAATGTTTCGAGTACAAGTGGAAGACGGGACCGTGGAGAGGTTCTTCTCGGAATGTGTGGTGTGAGCGTACAGACGGGCTCAATGTTACAG GTGGATGTACGGTGTCCACCAAACCCATGGCAGACCGGTCATGTGACCCGCCCTGCACCAAGCCCCGCTCGCTTTGTACCGAG gcggGCGTGTGCGGCTGTGAGGAGGGCTACACTGAGGTGATGACATCAGACGGTCTGCTGGATCAGTGCACCCTCATCCCCGTGCTGGAGATCCCCACAGCAGGAGACAACAGGGCTGATGTGAAGACCATCCGAGCTTTTAGCCCCACCCAGCCTGAGGTCAGCGCCCCGGGCCGGGCTGGACGCACCTGGTTCTTGCAGCCCTTTGGTCCAG ACGGAAAGCTGAAGACCTGGGTTTATGGAGTCGCAGCGGGAGCATTTGTTCTGCTCGTCTTCATCGTCTCCATGACCTATTTAGCATG